One genomic segment of Caballeronia sp. TF1N1 includes these proteins:
- a CDS encoding UxaA family hydrolase gives MNTSTLQGFPRADGRKGIRNIVAVAYMVECAHHVAREIVTHFRPSFDAFDAAQNEAPPVHLIGFPGCYPNSYAEKMLERICTHPNVGAVLFVSLGCESMNKHYLADVVRASGRPAAVVTIQENGGTRSTIQHGLDWVREARATLAAQEKVPMALDELVIGTICGGSDGTSGITANPAVGRAFDTFIDEGAACIFEETGELVGCEFHMKTRAARPELGDEIVACVEKAARYYTTMGHGSFAVGNADGGLTTQEEKSLGAYAKSGASPIVGIIKPGDVPPTGGLYLLDVVPDGEPRFGFPNISDNAEIGELIACGSHVILFTTGRGSVVGSAISPVIKVCANPATYRNLSGDMDVDAGRILEGRATLDEVGREVFDVTVAVAAGAASKSESLGHQEFILTYKTFEPVGPACLPGGAQRVSVASRGTAEVVSN, from the coding sequence ATGAACACATCAACATTGCAGGGCTTCCCGAGAGCCGATGGCCGCAAGGGCATCCGCAACATCGTCGCGGTGGCGTACATGGTCGAGTGCGCGCATCACGTTGCCCGCGAGATCGTCACGCACTTCCGCCCATCGTTCGACGCATTCGACGCCGCGCAAAACGAAGCGCCGCCCGTGCACCTGATCGGCTTCCCCGGCTGCTATCCGAATAGCTACGCCGAGAAGATGCTGGAGCGCATCTGCACGCATCCGAACGTGGGCGCGGTGCTGTTCGTCTCGCTTGGCTGCGAAAGCATGAACAAGCACTATCTCGCCGATGTCGTGCGCGCGAGCGGCCGCCCCGCTGCCGTCGTGACGATCCAGGAAAACGGCGGCACGCGCAGCACGATTCAGCACGGTCTCGACTGGGTACGCGAAGCGCGCGCGACGCTCGCCGCGCAAGAGAAAGTGCCGATGGCGCTCGATGAACTCGTCATCGGCACGATCTGCGGCGGCTCGGACGGCACGAGCGGCATCACGGCGAACCCAGCCGTGGGCCGCGCCTTCGACACCTTCATCGACGAAGGCGCGGCGTGCATCTTCGAGGAAACCGGCGAACTCGTCGGCTGCGAATTTCATATGAAGACGCGCGCGGCGCGTCCCGAACTCGGCGATGAAATCGTCGCGTGCGTGGAAAAAGCCGCGCGCTATTACACGACGATGGGCCACGGTTCCTTCGCGGTGGGCAACGCGGACGGCGGGCTCACGACGCAGGAAGAGAAGTCGCTCGGCGCGTATGCGAAGAGCGGCGCGTCGCCTATCGTCGGCATCATCAAGCCGGGCGATGTCCCGCCGACCGGCGGCCTTTATCTGCTCGATGTCGTGCCCGACGGCGAGCCGCGCTTCGGCTTTCCGAACATCAGCGACAACGCGGAAATCGGCGAACTTATCGCGTGCGGCTCACACGTAATCCTCTTTACGACGGGGCGCGGCTCGGTGGTCGGCTCGGCGATATCGCCCGTCATCAAGGTCTGCGCGAATCCGGCGACGTATCGCAACCTGTCCGGCGACATGGACGTGGATGCCGGCCGCATCCTGGAAGGCCGCGCGACGCTCGACGAAGTAGGACGCGAAGTGTTCGATGTCACCGTGGCGGTGGCGGCGGGCGCTGCGTCGAAATCGGAGTCGCTGGGGCATCAGGAATTCATCCTGACTTACAAAACCTTCGAGCCCGTCGGCCCCGCGTGTTTGCCTGGCGGCGCGCAACGCGTTAGTGTTGCGTCTCGCGGCACCGCAGAAGTCGTTTCGAACTGA
- a CDS encoding aldo/keto reductase, giving the protein MNGDTQDAVTRRRKIGRTDLEVTALSLGTAPLGGLYHELTEDEARATVDAAWQAGIRFFDTAPHYGHTKAEHRLGDALRRHARSDYVLSTKVGRRFVPRTAPDDGSEGWAAPLPFQAIYDYTYDGILRSFEDSQQRLGMIDIDIVLIHDIGRVTHGEKNAHYWRQLTNEGGFRALDELKQSRGVKAVGLGVNEGAAVREAMAEYDIDCALLAGRYTLLEQNTLDDLLPECEQRGVSILLGGAFNSGILARGLDADAQGDLKFNYGDAPKEIVDRVARLERICREYGVALSTAALQFPYAHKVVATVLMGARKPEEVRENAASFATPVPSALWDALRAAGLLHEKAPTPQ; this is encoded by the coding sequence ATGAACGGAGACACGCAGGATGCCGTCACGCGCCGACGCAAGATCGGGCGGACGGATCTGGAGGTGACGGCACTTTCGCTCGGCACGGCGCCGCTCGGCGGGCTATATCACGAACTGACGGAAGACGAGGCGCGCGCTACAGTCGATGCCGCGTGGCAAGCGGGCATCCGTTTCTTCGATACCGCACCGCATTACGGACACACGAAGGCAGAACACCGTCTCGGCGATGCCCTGCGACGCCACGCGCGAAGTGACTACGTGCTCTCGACCAAAGTGGGCCGCCGCTTCGTGCCGCGCACCGCGCCCGACGACGGCAGCGAAGGCTGGGCCGCACCGCTACCGTTCCAGGCCATCTACGACTACACCTACGACGGCATCCTGCGCTCGTTCGAAGACAGCCAGCAGCGGCTCGGCATGATCGACATCGATATCGTGCTGATACACGACATCGGCCGTGTCACGCACGGCGAAAAAAACGCGCATTACTGGCGTCAGCTCACCAATGAAGGCGGCTTTCGTGCGCTCGATGAACTCAAGCAGTCGCGCGGCGTGAAAGCAGTCGGCCTCGGCGTGAACGAAGGCGCGGCGGTGCGCGAGGCAATGGCCGAATACGACATCGACTGCGCGTTGCTCGCTGGCCGCTACACGCTGCTCGAACAGAACACGCTCGACGATCTCTTGCCCGAGTGCGAACAGCGCGGTGTGAGCATCCTGCTTGGCGGCGCGTTCAATTCGGGCATTCTCGCGCGCGGTCTCGATGCCGACGCGCAAGGCGATCTCAAATTCAACTACGGCGATGCGCCCAAAGAGATCGTCGATCGTGTGGCGAGGCTGGAACGCATCTGTCGCGAGTATGGCGTCGCGCTGTCGACGGCCGCCCTGCAGTTTCCTTATGCGCATAAAGTCGTCGCCACGGTGTTGATGGGCGCGCGCAAGCCCGAGGAAGTCCGTGAGAATGCGGCGTCATTCGCTACACCGGTTCCTTCGGCGTTGTGGGACGCTTTGCGTGCGGCTGGCTTGCTGCATGAGAAGGCGCCAACACCGCAATGA
- a CDS encoding amidohydrolase translates to MNIDAHQHYWDPARGDYGWLTPDLKPLYRVFGSDDLAPLRKITNVKQTVVVQAAATVDETRHLLDLARDDESIAGVVGWVPLDSVDAVEIIDEFARDKKFKAVRPMLQDLPDDTWIDHAPRPEAIQRLIELDLAFDALIFARHVPSLVEFAGRYPALRIVVDHGAKPPIRDGEAGWQPWADGIAQLAALPQRLHCKLSGLATEASPSWTADTLAPYVAHLIEQFGHERLMWGSDWPVLNLNGCYTDWHAAARRLVSHLEKAEEDAIFGGNARAFYRL, encoded by the coding sequence ATGAACATCGACGCTCACCAACATTATTGGGACCCGGCGCGTGGCGATTACGGTTGGCTCACGCCCGATCTCAAGCCGCTCTATCGCGTCTTCGGTTCCGATGATCTGGCGCCGCTCCGCAAGATCACGAATGTCAAGCAAACGGTCGTCGTGCAAGCGGCGGCGACCGTCGATGAAACGCGTCATCTGCTCGATCTAGCGCGCGATGACGAATCCATTGCGGGCGTCGTCGGCTGGGTTCCGCTCGATTCCGTCGACGCGGTAGAAATCATCGATGAATTTGCGCGCGACAAAAAATTCAAAGCCGTGCGGCCGATGCTGCAAGACCTGCCCGACGATACGTGGATAGACCACGCGCCGCGCCCGGAAGCCATCCAGCGTCTGATCGAGCTCGATCTTGCTTTCGACGCGCTCATCTTCGCGCGCCACGTGCCATCGCTCGTCGAGTTCGCCGGGCGTTATCCGGCGTTGCGTATCGTCGTGGATCACGGTGCGAAGCCGCCCATCCGCGATGGCGAAGCGGGCTGGCAACCGTGGGCCGATGGCATCGCGCAACTCGCTGCCTTGCCGCAGCGCCTCCATTGCAAGCTCTCGGGGCTCGCGACAGAAGCGTCGCCTAGCTGGACCGCCGACACGCTCGCGCCTTACGTCGCGCATCTCATCGAACAATTCGGACACGAGCGCCTCATGTGGGGCAGCGATTGGCCGGTACTGAACTTAAACGGTTGCTACACTGATTGGCACGCCGCCGCGAGGCGCTTGGTCTCGCATCTCGAAAAAGCCGAGGAAGACGCGATTTTCGGCGGAAACGCCCGTGCGTTCTATCGCCTCTGA
- a CDS encoding SDR family oxidoreductase, whose amino-acid sequence MVQRLAGKTALITAAGQGIGLATAELFAAEGARVIATDIRIEGLEGKPVEAHKLDVLDPQAIEALAKEVGAIDVLFNCAGYVHPGSILEASEADWDLAFNLNAKAMYRTIRAFLPKMLEKGGGSIVNMSSAASSVKGVPNRFVYGASKAAVIGLTKSVAADFVTRGIRCNAICPGTVESPSLKDRIAEQAKAQGATIDQIQAAFVSRQPMGRVGRTEEIAALALYLASDESSFTTGQAHVIDGGWSN is encoded by the coding sequence ATGGTACAAAGACTGGCAGGCAAGACGGCGCTGATCACCGCAGCGGGACAAGGGATCGGGCTCGCGACGGCCGAGCTTTTCGCGGCGGAAGGCGCGCGCGTGATCGCAACCGACATTCGTATCGAAGGGCTCGAAGGCAAGCCGGTCGAAGCCCACAAGCTCGACGTGCTCGACCCCCAAGCCATCGAGGCGCTCGCGAAGGAAGTCGGCGCCATCGACGTGCTCTTCAACTGCGCGGGCTATGTGCATCCCGGTTCGATTCTCGAAGCGAGCGAAGCGGACTGGGATCTCGCCTTCAATCTGAACGCGAAGGCCATGTATCGGACGATCCGCGCGTTCCTGCCGAAGATGCTGGAAAAGGGCGGCGGCTCGATCGTCAATATGTCGTCGGCGGCGTCGAGCGTGAAGGGCGTGCCGAATCGCTTCGTGTATGGTGCGTCGAAGGCGGCGGTCATCGGGCTCACGAAATCCGTCGCGGCGGATTTCGTCACGCGCGGCATCCGCTGCAACGCGATTTGTCCGGGCACGGTGGAGTCGCCGTCGCTGAAGGACCGCATCGCCGAGCAAGCCAAGGCGCAGGGCGCGACGATCGACCAGATTCAGGCGGCTTTCGTTTCGCGTCAACCAATGGGCCGCGTCGGCCGCACGGAAGAAATCGCGGCGCTCGCGCTGTATCTCGCCTCGGACGAGTCGTCGTTCACGACGGGTCAGGCTCACGTCATCGATGGCGGCTGGTCCAACTAG
- a CDS encoding ureidoglycolate lyase, with protein sequence MKLLRYGPKGQEKPGLLDAEGKIRDLSKVVDDISGATLTDAGLAKLRATDPASLPVVDGNPRIGPCVGRVGKFVCIGLNYADHAAESNLPVPTEPVIFGKWTSAICGPNDDVEIPRNSKKTDWEVELGVVIGKEAKYVDEANALDYVAGYCVINDVSEREWQLEHGTQWDKGKGFDTFGPLGPWLVTKDEVADPQKLDLWLEVDGHRYQNGNTKTMVFTVAQLVAYLSKTMSLQPGDVISTGTPPGVGMGVKPSAVYLKSGQTIRLGIEGLGEQQQKTVDA encoded by the coding sequence ATGAAGCTGCTTCGTTACGGCCCCAAGGGTCAGGAAAAACCGGGTTTGCTGGATGCCGAAGGCAAGATTCGCGATCTGTCGAAGGTCGTGGACGACATCTCCGGCGCTACGCTGACCGATGCGGGCCTGGCCAAGCTGCGCGCGACCGACCCCGCGTCGCTGCCGGTGGTGGATGGCAATCCGCGTATCGGGCCGTGTGTCGGACGTGTGGGCAAGTTCGTGTGTATTGGCCTCAACTACGCGGATCACGCCGCCGAATCGAATCTGCCCGTGCCGACCGAGCCGGTCATTTTCGGCAAGTGGACGAGCGCCATTTGCGGCCCGAACGACGACGTGGAAATTCCGCGCAATTCGAAGAAAACCGACTGGGAAGTCGAACTCGGCGTGGTGATCGGCAAGGAAGCCAAGTATGTCGATGAAGCCAACGCGCTCGACTACGTGGCCGGTTACTGCGTGATCAACGACGTCTCCGAGCGCGAATGGCAGCTCGAACACGGCACGCAATGGGACAAGGGCAAGGGCTTCGACACGTTCGGCCCGCTCGGCCCGTGGCTCGTGACGAAGGACGAAGTCGCCGATCCGCAGAAGCTCGATCTCTGGCTCGAAGTGGACGGTCACCGTTACCAGAACGGCAACACGAAGACCATGGTCTTCACCGTCGCGCAACTGGTCGCGTATCTGTCGAAGACGATGAGCCTGCAGCCCGGCGATGTCATCTCGACCGGCACGCCGCCGGGCGTCGGCATGGGCGTGAAGCCCAGCGCGGTGTACCTGAAGTCCGGGCAGACCATTCGCCTTGGTATCGAAGGTCTCGGCGAGCAGCAGCAGAAGACGGTCGACGCGTAA
- a CDS encoding PaaI family thioesterase, translating into MAELVDIARGALNAQPFSALLGTKLMQVDAASLTLCLPIRDELRQQHGFVHGGVVSYLVDNALTFAGALRLGPKVVTGEYKINYLRPAVSGTLMARARVVHAGMTQATCQCDVFVTDGNAETLVAVAQGTITRISESAAEALYNA; encoded by the coding sequence ATGGCCGAATTAGTCGATATCGCGCGCGGTGCGCTGAATGCGCAACCGTTTAGCGCCTTGCTCGGAACGAAACTGATGCAGGTCGATGCAGCGAGTCTCACGCTGTGTCTGCCGATCCGCGATGAGCTGAGGCAACAACACGGTTTCGTGCACGGCGGGGTGGTGAGTTATCTCGTGGACAACGCGCTGACGTTCGCGGGCGCGCTGAGGCTCGGTCCGAAGGTCGTCACCGGCGAATACAAGATCAACTATCTGCGCCCGGCGGTTTCCGGCACGCTGATGGCGCGGGCGCGCGTGGTGCATGCCGGCATGACGCAGGCAACCTGCCAGTGCGATGTCTTCGTCACCGACGGCAATGCCGAAACGCTCGTCGCGGTGGCGCAAGGCACGATCACGCGCATCAGCGAAAGCGCGGCCGAAGCGCTCTATAACGCCTGA
- a CDS encoding methyl-accepting chemotaxis protein, whose amino-acid sequence MFAKIKVSSGLLAVLVVFCLFQLVTEGLGFWSLSRTHDDVGNLSDIALKQVNAVNKTTQHLMDARINLSRAGTRMVRGGTEPVEIVQHAREQIAQADKSFAAFLDAPKTGDENKARMAALQAKYAEYSKALGELVQYLDAGNIQAFLDQPTQGFQDRYLAEQQNFVNFGNAASSAYLESIDTRYAWFRAVGIAIFVALVAGVAAVHFALRRGVIAPLEEAGRHFERIAQGRLDERIADRGSNEIGRLFAGLATMQASVATTVKTVRETSDSINLGADEIASGNADLSARTENQAASLEETASSMEELTATVRQNAEHAREANTLAGVALEATSRGSGVVDDVVEKMRGIAKSSDKIAEIISVIDGIAFQTNILALNAAVEAARAGEQGRGFAVVAGEVRGLAQRSAQSAKEIKELIGESVAQVSDGSTLVERAGTAMREVSTSISRVTQMMAEISASSLEQSVGIEQVNQAVTQMDEMTQQNAALVEQAAAAAQSLHEQTRQLKDAVSVFQVA is encoded by the coding sequence ATGTTTGCAAAGATCAAGGTTTCATCCGGTTTGCTCGCCGTGCTGGTGGTGTTTTGCCTATTCCAACTGGTCACCGAAGGGCTTGGCTTCTGGTCGCTTTCGCGCACGCATGACGATGTGGGCAACCTGTCCGATATCGCGCTCAAGCAAGTCAACGCGGTCAACAAGACCACGCAGCATCTGATGGATGCGCGCATCAACCTGTCTCGCGCCGGCACGCGCATGGTGCGCGGCGGTACGGAGCCGGTCGAGATCGTGCAGCACGCGCGCGAGCAGATCGCGCAGGCGGACAAGTCGTTCGCGGCCTTCCTCGACGCGCCGAAGACCGGCGATGAGAACAAGGCGCGCATGGCTGCGCTTCAGGCCAAATACGCGGAGTATTCGAAGGCGCTCGGCGAGCTCGTCCAGTATCTGGATGCAGGCAACATTCAGGCGTTCCTCGATCAGCCGACACAGGGCTTTCAGGATCGCTATCTCGCCGAACAGCAGAACTTCGTCAACTTCGGCAATGCGGCGAGCAGTGCGTATCTCGAATCGATCGATACGCGCTACGCCTGGTTCCGCGCGGTCGGCATCGCCATTTTCGTGGCGCTGGTCGCGGGTGTCGCGGCGGTGCATTTTGCGCTGCGCCGTGGCGTGATCGCGCCGCTGGAAGAAGCGGGACGCCATTTCGAGCGCATTGCGCAAGGCCGCCTCGACGAACGTATCGCGGATCGCGGCAGCAATGAAATCGGCAGGCTCTTCGCGGGACTCGCGACGATGCAGGCAAGCGTCGCCACGACGGTAAAGACCGTGCGCGAGACGTCCGATTCGATCAACTTGGGCGCCGATGAAATCGCGAGCGGCAACGCCGATCTGTCCGCGCGCACGGAGAATCAGGCGGCATCGCTCGAGGAAACGGCGTCGAGCATGGAAGAATTGACGGCGACGGTGCGTCAGAACGCCGAGCACGCGCGCGAGGCCAACACGCTGGCGGGCGTGGCGCTCGAAGCGACTTCACGCGGTTCCGGCGTGGTGGATGACGTCGTGGAGAAGATGCGCGGCATCGCGAAGAGCTCGGACAAGATCGCGGAAATCATCTCGGTCATCGACGGCATCGCGTTTCAGACCAACATCCTCGCGCTGAACGCGGCCGTCGAAGCGGCGCGCGCCGGTGAGCAAGGGCGCGGGTTTGCAGTCGTCGCGGGCGAAGTGCGCGGCCTCGCGCAACGCTCGGCGCAATCGGCGAAGGAAATCAAGGAACTGATCGGCGAATCGGTCGCGCAGGTCAGCGACGGCTCGACGCTGGTCGAACGCGCGGGCACGGCGATGCGCGAGGTATCGACCTCGATTTCACGCGTCACGCAGATGATGGCGGAGATCAGCGCGTCGTCGCTGGAGCAGAGCGTGGGAATCGAGCAGGTGAACCAGGCCGTGACGCAAATGGACGAGATGACTCAGCAGAACGCCGCGCTCGTGGAGCAGGCCGCGGCTGCCGCGCAGTCGCTCCATGAACAGACGCGGCAGTTGAAGGATGCGGTTTCGGTGTTTCAGGTGGCTTGA
- a CDS encoding AGE family epimerase/isomerase, with protein sequence MQQQHSNGTSLREHYTSIVLPIWRGPGFNTALHLPFEAVTPDDHAPLPPKRYRAMACARQLFAFTDAGDLAHASVLFDSLRHYFQDKQNGGWFYSVDANGAPHERQKDLYTHAFVVYACAHFAQKSGSADAFALLDETARLIETKFAGSDGGLLNAAYSEDFGAMLEGPLQNPLMHLSEAWLAARDATGNIAFDERLAVLAQWVARTFVHEATGSIAELPIGAPGNRLEPGHQFEWYFLAIGSGHPAFEAAGLNARLEQAFDFARKHGVDKSTGGVSAALDEAGRVIDGTQRIWAQTEYLRALATRGEAVGEQIERFGARFLHARGWIECRSADGAITRSEMPSTTPYHLATAYAALPD encoded by the coding sequence ATGCAGCAACAGCACTCAAACGGCACTTCATTGCGCGAACACTACACGAGCATCGTGCTGCCCATTTGGCGCGGTCCCGGCTTCAACACAGCGCTTCACCTGCCATTCGAAGCCGTTACGCCCGACGATCACGCGCCGTTGCCACCCAAGCGTTATCGCGCGATGGCATGCGCCCGTCAGTTGTTCGCTTTCACGGATGCGGGCGATCTCGCGCACGCGTCGGTGCTGTTCGATTCGTTGCGACACTATTTTCAGGACAAGCAAAACGGCGGATGGTTCTATAGCGTCGATGCAAACGGCGCGCCCCACGAGCGCCAGAAGGACCTTTATACGCACGCGTTCGTGGTTTATGCGTGCGCGCATTTCGCGCAAAAGAGCGGATCGGCGGACGCATTCGCCTTGCTCGATGAAACCGCGCGGCTTATCGAAACGAAGTTCGCGGGTAGCGATGGCGGCTTGCTAAACGCCGCGTACAGCGAAGACTTCGGCGCGATGCTCGAAGGTCCGCTGCAAAATCCGCTCATGCATTTGAGCGAAGCGTGGCTCGCCGCGCGCGATGCCACGGGCAACATCGCTTTCGACGAGCGGCTCGCCGTGCTGGCGCAATGGGTCGCGCGCACGTTCGTGCACGAGGCGACCGGCAGTATCGCCGAATTGCCGATTGGCGCGCCGGGCAATCGCCTAGAGCCGGGACATCAATTCGAGTGGTATTTCCTGGCAATCGGCAGCGGCCATCCCGCATTCGAGGCGGCGGGACTGAACGCGCGGCTCGAACAGGCGTTCGACTTCGCGCGGAAACATGGCGTCGACAAGTCGACTGGCGGCGTGAGCGCCGCGCTGGACGAAGCGGGACGCGTGATCGATGGCACGCAGCGCATCTGGGCGCAAACCGAATATCTACGCGCGCTGGCAACGCGCGGCGAAGCCGTCGGCGAACAGATCGAACGCTTCGGCGCACGGTTCCTACATGCGCGCGGGTGGATCGAGTGCCGCTCTGCTGACGGCGCGATCACAAGGTCGGAGATGCCTTCGACCACGCCGTATCATTTGGCGACGGCATACGCGGCGTTGCCGGATTGA
- a CDS encoding MgtC/SapB family protein, which produces MLGNVELVSRLIMAAALGSVIGFERERLSWAAGLRTHMLVCVGSALIMIVSAYGFEEALKADHVVLDPSRIAAQVVSGIGFLGAGSILLRGEIVRGLTTAASLWSVAAIGLAVGGGLYTASIAATAIILVILAGLKPLERRFISVKQQRQLTMLVDRGSLSFHGLHEALGPGSVRVKQFVVQQSDESPELDEVQVVLSRLSTQEYRSICERLKHLSVVREFHEEDGS; this is translated from the coding sequence ATGTTGGGCAACGTAGAACTCGTTTCACGACTCATCATGGCCGCGGCGCTCGGCAGCGTGATCGGTTTTGAGCGCGAACGGCTTTCATGGGCGGCGGGCTTGCGCACGCACATGCTGGTGTGCGTTGGCTCCGCGCTCATCATGATCGTGTCTGCCTACGGTTTCGAAGAGGCGCTCAAGGCGGACCACGTCGTGCTCGATCCATCGCGGATCGCGGCGCAGGTCGTGTCCGGCATCGGCTTTCTCGGCGCGGGATCCATTCTGCTGCGCGGCGAGATCGTGCGCGGGCTGACCACCGCCGCGAGCTTGTGGTCGGTCGCGGCGATCGGGCTGGCGGTAGGCGGCGGGCTGTACACGGCATCGATCGCGGCGACGGCCATCATCCTCGTCATTCTGGCGGGACTCAAACCGCTGGAGCGGCGCTTCATCAGCGTCAAGCAGCAGCGGCAATTGACGATGCTGGTCGATCGCGGCTCGCTGTCCTTTCACGGCCTGCACGAAGCGCTCGGGCCAGGCAGCGTGCGCGTGAAGCAGTTCGTCGTGCAGCAAAGCGACGAATCGCCGGAACTCGATGAAGTGCAGGTCGTGCTTTCGCGGCTTTCGACGCAGGAATATCGGTCGATTTGCGAGCGGCTCAAGCATCTGAGCGTGGTGCGGGAATTCCACGAAGAGGATGGAAGCTGA
- a CDS encoding glycine betaine/L-proline ABC transporter ATP-binding protein, with the protein MNSPKVVVEGLCKVFGNSPKQAIDMLAGGATKEEVFARTGQIVGVHNVSFDVKEGEIFVLMGLSGSGKSTLIRLINRLVDPTAGKVLIDGRDVAAVPRSELTALRRKDMSMVFQSFALMPQRTVLSNAAFGLEVAGVGKKEREKRAMTVLEQVGLASFAQKLPAQLSGGMQQRVGLARALAVNPSLMIMDEAFSALDPLKRKEMQNVLLDLQREQQRTILFVSHDLEEAMRIGTRIAIMEGGRVVQIGTPQEIIQNPADDYVQAFFDGIDTSRYLTAGDLMQTDVVPLMKHSPKIDASSVAETLNGSADYAFVLDGERRIRGFVGRDSNGNPVPQINHIECIERNMTLDDVVHRVVASPAPLPVVDAEGFYCGSVNKSNVLKVLTRHRGSHV; encoded by the coding sequence ATGAATTCCCCAAAGGTAGTAGTCGAAGGGCTATGCAAGGTGTTCGGCAACAGCCCCAAGCAGGCGATCGACATGCTCGCCGGCGGCGCGACGAAAGAAGAAGTCTTTGCGCGCACCGGGCAGATCGTCGGCGTACATAACGTTTCCTTCGACGTCAAGGAAGGCGAGATCTTCGTGCTCATGGGCCTTTCCGGTTCCGGCAAATCGACGCTGATCCGTTTGATCAACCGTCTCGTCGATCCCACCGCCGGCAAGGTGCTGATCGATGGCCGCGACGTGGCGGCCGTGCCGCGCTCGGAACTCACGGCGCTGCGCCGCAAGGACATGAGCATGGTGTTTCAGTCCTTTGCGTTGATGCCGCAGCGCACCGTGCTTTCGAACGCCGCGTTCGGTCTGGAAGTCGCGGGCGTCGGCAAGAAGGAACGCGAGAAGCGCGCGATGACCGTGCTCGAACAAGTCGGCCTTGCATCGTTCGCGCAGAAGTTGCCAGCGCAACTATCGGGCGGGATGCAGCAGCGCGTGGGGCTTGCGCGGGCGCTGGCGGTGAATCCCTCGCTGATGATCATGGACGAAGCGTTCTCCGCGCTCGATCCGCTCAAACGCAAGGAAATGCAGAACGTTCTGCTCGACTTGCAACGTGAGCAGCAGCGCACGATTCTCTTTGTCTCGCACGATCTCGAAGAAGCCATGCGTATCGGCACGCGCATCGCGATCATGGAAGGCGGCCGCGTGGTGCAGATCGGCACGCCGCAGGAAATCATCCAGAACCCTGCCGACGACTACGTGCAAGCGTTCTTCGACGGCATCGATACCAGCCGCTATCTGACCGCCGGCGACCTCATGCAGACCGATGTCGTGCCGCTCATGAAGCACTCGCCGAAGATCGACGCATCGAGCGTGGCGGAGACGCTCAACGGCAGCGCGGACTATGCGTTCGTGCTCGACGGCGAGCGGCGCATTCGCGGTTTCGTCGGGCGCGATTCGAACGGCAATCCGGTGCCGCAGATCAATCACATCGAGTGTATCGAGCGCAACATGACGCTCGATGACGTCGTGCATCGCGTGGTCGCGAGTCCCGCGCCGCTGCCGGTGGTCGACGCCGAGGGTTTCTATTGCGGTTCGGTCAACAAGTCGAACGTCCTGAAGGTCTTAACCCGCCATCGAGGTTCCCATGTCTGA